CCATCTTGAAGGGTATAATCATCTAGGATTGGCCATGGGGCATTACTTAGGCTAGTGTAGAGCTCCCCAAAATCTGGGCATGACTCATAATCATCCTTGAGTCGTTCAAACCCAGTAACCTTAACACTCATGATGGATAGCAAAGACACCCTTCGACTTAGTGCATCAGTAGCCTTATTCTCAACTCCTGCCCTATGCTTCACTACAAAGTGGTAGCGTTGCATAAATTCAACCCAACTACCGTGCCTAAAATTCAGCTTCTTTTGTGAATGGAGATAGCGCAAAGCTTCATGATCAGAGTAGATAACAAATTCTCGGGACAACAAGTAATGGCGCCAATGCCAAAGAGCTCAAATAATGGCATAAAACTCTTTATCATGTGTGGAGTACTTTTGCTTAGCGCCATTCAACTTCTCACTGAAATAAGCAATTGGGTGATGCTTTTGACTAAGTACTCCCCTTATACCAATATCAGAGGCATCACATTCCACTTCAAAAGGCTTGGTAAAATCAGGGAGACGCATGACAGGTGCCTCAGTCATCTTTTACTTTACCTCATTGAAAGCCTTAGCAGCAGCTTTAGTCCAAACAAACTCCCCTTGTTTCATGCAGTCAGTGATGAGGGACATAATTGTACTAAACCCCTTGATGAATCGGCGATAAAAGGAAGCGAGCCCATGAAAGCTTTGAATTTCATGGATATTTTTGGGCTCAAGCCACTCCACAATCACTTGAACCTTTTGGGGGTCGGCTGAAACTCCCTCAGAGGATACTATGAAACCTAGGAAGACGACTCTATTGGTGAAGAAAGAACACTTCTTGAGGTTGACATATAAACTCTCCTTACTAAGGGTAGTACAAACTTGAGTTAGGTGGTCTAAGTGTTGCTCCCTAGACTTACTA
This genomic stretch from Quercus robur chromosome 4, dhQueRobu3.1, whole genome shotgun sequence harbors:
- the LOC126722135 gene encoding uncharacterized protein LOC126722135 yields the protein MTEAPVMRLPDFTKPFEVECDASDIGIRGVLSQKHHPIAYFSEKLNGAKQKHGSWVEFMQRYHFVVKHRAGVENKATDALSRRVSLLSIMSVKVTGFERLKDDYESCPDFGELYTSLSNAPWPILDDYTLQDGYLFKANKLCIPRSSVRDFLVWEIHAGGLAGNFGRDKTIEEVECQFYWPGLKRGIAKIVG